One Brassica oleracea var. oleracea cultivar TO1000 chromosome C7, BOL, whole genome shotgun sequence genomic window carries:
- the LOC106302990 gene encoding uncharacterized protein LOC106302990 yields the protein MFHIPHDLTRQWVVQRGVWHVDDCLLFVSPWKPVNSLKVPEISTIPVCVTLKNVPDCCYSRLGLNHVASGLGEPMKMHKPRLDPTCLGEAKLLVEVELDKSFPKQIDLDDIQSNIFLVDVKYTWIPSICGRCGQLGHKERRCLLPAVQETSHTEDLSNESPRSQTDKEQGQFTVVSDQEMVQVETSEMETQAGVEHVLSTPLHFPAHFPIATTQKDSSTVSHSSLDAKFIPAATIAGSSSAPTFHQIMDNVPSDIISEGIELSENDPLTMTLLSTESNQELGDIESDFCITEQMDEFGSMTRSGRLVKPTQKYQGNEWFTVRGKGKRGRRGRSS from the coding sequence ATGTTTCACATTCCTCATGATTTAACTCGACAATGGGTAGTTCAGAGAGGTGTATGGCATGTTGATGACTGCTTGTTGTTTGTTTCACCTTGGAAGCCAGTGAACTCACTTAAAGTTCCTGAAATTTCAACAATTCCGGTTTGTGTAACCCTCAAAAATGTTCCAGATTGTTGCTACTCAAGATTAGGCCTCAACCATGTTGCATCAGGACTTGGTGAGCCTATGAAAATGCACAAACCTCGCCTTGATCCGACTTGTTTGGGAGAAGCAAAGCTACTGGTTGAAGTAGAACTTGATAAGTCCTTCCCAAAGCAAATTGACTTAGACGACATACAAAGTAATATATTTTTGGTGGATGTTAAATACACTTGGATCCCGAGTATTTGCGGCAGATGTGGACAATTAGGACATAAGGAAAGAAGGTGTCTTCTCCCAGCTGTTCAAGAAACAAGTCACACTGAAGATTTGTCTAATGAATCACCAAGGAGTCAAACTGATAAAGAACAAGGTCAGTTCACTGTTGTCTCAGATCAAGAGATGGTACAAGTTGAAACTTCAGAAATGGAAACCCAAGCTGGTGTTGAGCATGTTCTTTCAACGCCATTACACTTCCCTGCTCACTTTCCAATAGCTACTACTCAGAAGGATAGCTCTACTGTGTCTCACTCATCTTTGGATGCAAAATTTATTCCAGCCGCTACAATAGCAGGTTCATCATCTGCTCCCACTTTCCACCAAATTATGGACAATGTTCCATCAGATATTATCAGTGAGGGTATTGAACTCTCAGAAAATGATCCTTTAACCATGACCCTTCTTTCAACCGAATCCAACCAAGAGCTTGGTGATATAGAGAGTGATTTCTGTATTACCGAACAAATGGATGAATTTGGAAGTATGACAAGAAGCGGTAGGTTGGTTAAGCCTACACAAAAGTATCAAGGAAATGAATGGTTCACAGTTCGTGGAAAAGGGAAACGAGGTCGTAGGGGTCGAAGTTCCTAA
- the LOC106304251 gene encoding myb family transcription factor APL — translation MERVNLGALGYENGGVMMTRDPKPRLRWTADLHDRFVDAVAKLGGADKATPKSVLKLMGLKGLTLYHLKSHLQKYRLGQQQAKKQNLTEQNKENAGSSYVHFDNCSQGGISNESRFDNHLRQSGNVPFADTLRHQVDAQQRFQEQLEVQKKLQMRMEAQGKYLLTLLEKAQKSMPCGGNGAETDKGQFSDFNLALSGLVGNDHKNIKAGLITDISHVNGDLTDNFRLCGERDTGETEDACVKPESGFVHFDLNSKDGYDLLNSGKYGIEMKPNVIADRHQ, via the exons ATGGAGAGAGTGAATCTAGGAGCTTTAGGTTATGAAAATGGTGGAGTGATGATGACTAGAGATCCTAAACCGAGGCTGAGATGGACCGCCGATCTCCACGATCGCTTCGTCGACGCCGTCGCAAAACTTGGTGGCGCAGACA AAGCAACTCCTAAGTCGGTTCTGAAGCTGATGGGATTAAAAGGCTTAACATTGTACCATCTCAAAAGTCATTTACAG AAGTATAGACTTGGTCAACAGCAAGCGAAAAAACAAAATCTAACAGAACAAAACAAGGAAAATGCTG GAAGTTCATATGTGCATTTTGATAATTGTTCTCAAGGAGGAATCTCGAATGAATCAAGATTTGATAACCATCTTAG ACAAAGTGGGAATGTACCTTTTGCTGACACGTTGAGACATCAAGTCGATGCGCAACAGCGGTTTCAAGAACAGCTCGAG GTGCAGAAAAAGTTGCAGATGAGAATGGAGGCACAAGGAAAGTATTTGTTGACTTTACTCGAGAAAGCACAGAAGAGCATGCCTTGTGGTGGTAATGGAGCAGAGACAGACAAGGGTCAATTCTCAGACTTCAATCTTGCACTTTCAGGACTTGTAGGAAATGATCACAAGAACATTAAGGCGGGTTTGATTACTGATATCTCACACGTTAATGGTGATTTGACGGATAATTTTCGGTTATGTGGAGAAAGAGATACAGGAGAAACCGAAGATGCATGTGTTAAACCGGAATCCGGGTTTGTTCATTTTGATTTGAACTCCAAAGATGGGTATGATCTCTTGAATTCTGGGAAGTATGGGATTGAAATGAAGCCAAATGTGATTGCAGATAGACATCAATAA